The sequence below is a genomic window from Streptomyces sp. V1I1.
CTCACCGCCCTGATGAACGCCCCGCTGCGCAACGGCGCCACCGTCGTAGTGCTGCCCCGCTTCGAGCTCGACACCTTCCTCGCGGCGATCGCGAAGCACCGCATCAACGGCCTGTACGTCGCGCCGCCGATCGTCCTCGCCCTGGCCAAGCACCCGGCCGTCGCGCAGTACGACCTGTCCTCGCTGGAGTACATCATCAGCGCGGCCGCTCCTTTGGACGCCGAACTGGCCGCCGCCTGCTCCCAGCGGCTCGGCCTCCCGCCCATCGGCCAGGCTTACGGCATGACCGAACTCTCGCCCGGCACGCATGTCGTGCCGCTGGGCGCCCAGAACCCGCCGCCCGGCACCGTCGGCAAGCTCATCGCCTCGACCGAAATGCGGCTCGTCGCCCTCGAGGAACCCGGCAAGGACGTCGGCGTCGGCGAGGCCGGCGAGATCGCGATCCGCGGCCCGCAGGTGATGAAGGGCTACCTCGGCCGGCCCGACGCCACCGCCGAGATGATCGACGCCGACGGATGGGTGCACACCGGCGACATCGGGCGCGTCGACGCAGACGGCTGGCTCTTCGTCGTCGACCGGGTCAAGGAGCTGATCAAGTACAAGGGTTTCCAGGTCGCCCCGGCCGAGCTGGAGGCGCTGCTGCTCACGCACGAAGGCATCGCGGACGCGGCGGTGATCGGCGTGTACGACACGGACGGGAACGAGATCCCGAAGGCGTACGTCGTACGGCAGCGGACCGCCGAAGACCTCACCGAGGACGACGTCATAACCTTTGTCGCCGGGCGCGTGGCGCCGTACAAGAAGGTCCGGCGCGTCGAGTTCATCGGCGGGGTGCCGCGTGCCGCCTCGGGGAAGATCCTCAGGCGTGAACTGAGGAACCGGGACAGGGAGAACACGTGACACAACGCCTGACGCTGCTCGCCACCGCACAGGAGCGCGGCATCACCACTCTGACGCTGGACTCGCCGGCGAACCGCAACGCCCTGTCGGCGCGGCTCGTCGGCGAGCTCGGCGAGGCGCTGGCGGACTGCGCCAAGGACGAGTCCGTACGGGCCGTCGTCCTCACCCACACCGGGTCCACGTTCAGCGCGGGCGCGGATCTGAAGGCCCCGCCCAATCCGTACACCTTCGTCGGTCTGCTGCGGCAGATCGTCACGCTGCCCAAACCGGTGGTGGCCCGCGTCACCGGGCATGTAAGGGCCGGGGGCCTCGGCCTGCTCGGCGCCTGCGACATCGCGGCCGCGTCCACGGGGGCCGACTTCGCGTTCACGGAGGTACGCATCGGGGTCGCGCCGGCCGTCATCTCACTGCCCCTGCTGCCGCGGATGGACCCGCGCGCGGCCGAGCGCTACTACCTCACCGGGGAGCGCTTCGACGCGGCGGAGGCGGTACGGGCCGGGCTGCTCACGCTCGCCGCGGACGATGTGGACGAGGCGCTGGCCCCGGTGCTCGACGGGCTGCGGGGGGCGTCGCCGCAGGGGCTGGCCGCGTCGAAGGAGCTGCTCGCGGCCCGGGTCCTGGATGCCTTCGACCGGGACGCCGAGGACCTGGTGCAGCGTTCGGCGTCGCTCTTCGCGTCCGCGGAGGCACGCGAGGGGATGACGGCCTTCCTCGAACGACGGGACCCCGCATGGGCGTTGTGACCCCTCCGAAGCAGGACCGCAGCCGGGCCACCCGGCAGCGGCTGCTGGAAGCCGCGGTGTCCTGCCTCGCCGAGCACGGCTGGGCGGGCTCGACCGTCTCGGCGGTCGCCGAGCGGGCCGGAGTCTCACGGGGCGCGGCGCAGCACCACTTCCCGACCAGGGAGGACCTGTTCACGGCGGCCGTGGAGTACGTCGCGGAAGAGCGCTCACAGGCGCTGCGCGCGCTCCCTACGCAGGACCGCACGGCGGTCGTGGCGGCGCTGGTCGACCTCTATACGGGGCCGCTGTTCCGGGCGGCGCTGCATTTGTGGGTGGCAGCGTCCAACGAGGAGCAACTGCGCTCGCGGGTAACGGAGCTGGAGGCGAAGGTGGGCCGCGAGACCCACCGGATCGCGGTCCAGTTGCTGAACGCGGACGAGTCACGTCCGGGCGTGCGGGAGACGGTCCAGGGCCTGCTGGACATGGCCCGTGGCCTCGGCCTCGCCAACCTCCTCACGGATGACGCAGCGCGCCGCCGGAGGGTGGTGTCACAGTGGGCGGCACTTGTCGAGGAGGGGCTGAAGGACCACGGGTGACCCCCGCCCTCCCCGCTGCGACCTGGGACATTCGCATCCGCCCCCACCGCAGTACCCCGGGCGAATGCTTCTGCTTGTACGCCGCCGTCACGTGGACTTCGTCCGCGTCACGAGCATGGGCTGTCGGCCCTCCGCCTGACCCAGCCCCCCTCTCCACCCACCCGGTCCCCCGGCACCGCCCCACCCTGGCGGCAGCCGGCGGCACGCGCATCCGGTCATCGCCGGGCGCGGCGGCCGGGGCTCACCTCAGCGGACGTACCCCATGTCGTACTCGCAGCTCCCCGTCATCGACCTCTCCGCGGCCGACCGCGGCCCCCAGGCCCGCGCACGCATACGGCGCCGCACCCCCGCCTGACCAGGGGCACGGCGCCGTACGCATCGAACGACTCAGCCCGCGATGTCCTCGTAGCCGACGATCTCGCGCGGGTCGCGCGTACCGGGACCGACGTACCGCGCGGAGGGCCGCACCAGCCGGCCCGTCCGCTTCTGCTCCAGGATGTGCGCCGACCAGCCCGCCGTACGGGCGCAGGTGAACATCGAGGTGAACATGTGCGCCGGGACCTCGGCGAAGTCCAGCATGATCGCCGCCCAGAACTCCACGTTCGTCGCCAGCACCCGGTCCGGGCGGCGGTTGTGCAGCTCCTCCAGCGCGGCCCTCTCCAGCGCCTCCGCGATCTCGAAGCGCGGCGCGTCCAGCTCCTTGGCCGTACGCCGAAGGACGCGCGCCCGCGGGTCCTCGGCGCGGTAGACCCGGTGCCCGAAGCCCATCAGCCGCTCGCCCTTGTCGAGGGCCCGCTTGACGTACGCCGTCGCGTCCCCGGTCCGCTCGATCTCCTCGATCATGCCGAGGACGCGGGAGGGCGCCCCGCCGTGCAGCGGCCCCGACATGGCGCCGACCGCGCCGGACAGCGCGGCCGCCACATCGGCGCCGGTCGAGGCGATGACGCGGGCGGTGAAGGTGGAGGCGTTCATGCCGTGCTCGGCGGCCGAGGTCCAGTACGCGTCGACGGCCTTGACGTGGCGCGGGTCCGGCTCGCCGCGCCAGCGGATCATGAACCGCTCGACGACGGACTGCGCCTTGTCGATCTCCTTCTGCGGGACCATCGGCAGCCCCTGGCCGCGCGCACTCTGTGCCACGTACGAAAGCGCCATGACGGCGGCCCGCGCAAGATCGTCGCGGGCCTGCGCCTCGTCGATGTCCAGCAGCGGTTTCAGACCCCACACCGGCGCGAGCATCGCCAGCGCGGACTGCACGTCGACACGGATGTCGCCGGAATGCACGGGGATCGGGAAGGGCTCGGCGGCCGGCAGGCCGGGATTGAAGGCGCCGTCGACCAGCAGCCCCCATACGTTCCCGAACGAGACGTGCCCCACCAGATCCTCGATGTCGACGCCTCGGTAACGGAGCGCCCCGCCTTCCCTGTCGGGTTCGGCGATCTCCGTTTCGAACGCGACGACTCCTTCGAGTCCAGGTACGAAGTCGGACATCAGGCGGCTCCTCGAGATGTGTGCGACAGGCGTGGGTCGCCGTGGGTCGGCATGGGCGGTGTGGATCTGTCACCCCGGTGATGCCCCGTGCGA
It includes:
- a CDS encoding 4-coumarate--CoA ligase family protein, which codes for MVFQSVFHSEYADVPAVVEPIHDAVLGRAAVEFGDTIALVDGVNGTTVTYAQLDLFHRRIAASLAEAGLRKGDVLALHSPNTVAYPSVFYGATRAGASVTTVHPLATAEEFAKQLRDSSARWIVTISPLLEIARRAAELVAGIEEIFVCDRADGHVSILDMLGSTAPEPVVAIDPSEDIAALPYSSGTTGVPKGVMLTHRSIATNLAQLYPLMPMGPGDRILAVLPFFHIYGLTALMNAPLRNGATVVVLPRFELDTFLAAIAKHRINGLYVAPPIVLALAKHPAVAQYDLSSLEYIISAAAPLDAELAAACSQRLGLPPIGQAYGMTELSPGTHVVPLGAQNPPPGTVGKLIASTEMRLVALEEPGKDVGVGEAGEIAIRGPQVMKGYLGRPDATAEMIDADGWVHTGDIGRVDADGWLFVVDRVKELIKYKGFQVAPAELEALLLTHEGIADAAVIGVYDTDGNEIPKAYVVRQRTAEDLTEDDVITFVAGRVAPYKKVRRVEFIGGVPRAASGKILRRELRNRDRENT
- a CDS encoding enoyl-CoA hydratase family protein; this translates as MTQRLTLLATAQERGITTLTLDSPANRNALSARLVGELGEALADCAKDESVRAVVLTHTGSTFSAGADLKAPPNPYTFVGLLRQIVTLPKPVVARVTGHVRAGGLGLLGACDIAAASTGADFAFTEVRIGVAPAVISLPLLPRMDPRAAERYYLTGERFDAAEAVRAGLLTLAADDVDEALAPVLDGLRGASPQGLAASKELLAARVLDAFDRDAEDLVQRSASLFASAEAREGMTAFLERRDPAWAL
- a CDS encoding TetR/AcrR family transcriptional regulator, whose amino-acid sequence is MGVVTPPKQDRSRATRQRLLEAAVSCLAEHGWAGSTVSAVAERAGVSRGAAQHHFPTREDLFTAAVEYVAEERSQALRALPTQDRTAVVAALVDLYTGPLFRAALHLWVAASNEEQLRSRVTELEAKVGRETHRIAVQLLNADESRPGVRETVQGLLDMARGLGLANLLTDDAARRRRVVSQWAALVEEGLKDHG
- a CDS encoding citrate synthase 2; protein product: MSDFVPGLEGVVAFETEIAEPDREGGALRYRGVDIEDLVGHVSFGNVWGLLVDGAFNPGLPAAEPFPIPVHSGDIRVDVQSALAMLAPVWGLKPLLDIDEAQARDDLARAAVMALSYVAQSARGQGLPMVPQKEIDKAQSVVERFMIRWRGEPDPRHVKAVDAYWTSAAEHGMNASTFTARVIASTGADVAAALSGAVGAMSGPLHGGAPSRVLGMIEEIERTGDATAYVKRALDKGERLMGFGHRVYRAEDPRARVLRRTAKELDAPRFEIAEALERAALEELHNRRPDRVLATNVEFWAAIMLDFAEVPAHMFTSMFTCARTAGWSAHILEQKRTGRLVRPSARYVGPGTRDPREIVGYEDIAG